The Gemmatimonadaceae bacterium genome includes a region encoding these proteins:
- a CDS encoding ECF-type sigma factor — MPLAVAVRLMRRIMVDSARARAADKRGHGMRPVSLDEAEAAGTNPADDLLPLDEALRKMEAVDARKAQVVELRAFMGLSVEETAVVLGVSAETVKR, encoded by the coding sequence ATGCCGCTCGCCGTGGCGGTGCGCCTCATGCGGCGGATTATGGTCGATTCCGCTCGGGCCCGTGCCGCAGACAAACGGGGCCACGGCATGCGGCCAGTGTCGCTGGACGAGGCGGAAGCCGCCGGAACCAATCCAGCCGATGATCTGCTGCCCCTCGATGAGGCGCTGCGGAAGATGGAAGCAGTTGACGCGCGCAAGGCTCAGGTCGTCGAGTTGCGGGCATTCATGGGGCTGAGTGTCGAGGAAACCGCAGTGGTGCTCGGCGTTTCGGCGGAAACCGTCAAGCGCG